The proteins below are encoded in one region of Streptomyces ficellus:
- a CDS encoding methyltransferase domain-containing protein, whose translation MDSNLAIQPTTDGQAFDEAQVPLYYSRKTADILHKYGPGPRVHFHVGLFDPGATPNTTVAQRVLKRRIVESQEAIVAHAARTWGAHSTPPRRLLDIGCGVGGGSLYWAQEHGAKVTGITVTGEHVPLIEDFARRAGVAGRVTPVLGDIHAFRTKRKYDAAYANESSGYMDRERLFKVVAKSLKPGGWFGLQEHFIRRPEWTEFIDGYYKTRLGTLTEYILAAEAAGFELEQDEDVTDRVAEFWVQSMAWNTAELERAERAPAGATDRTAWSRERLQESTITHGKLFRIWRDHAMETRLLLFRLGGGS comes from the coding sequence ATGGACAGCAACCTCGCCATCCAGCCGACCACTGATGGCCAGGCGTTCGACGAAGCACAAGTCCCCCTCTACTACAGCCGCAAGACGGCGGACATCCTCCACAAGTACGGACCGGGCCCGCGCGTCCACTTCCACGTGGGGCTGTTCGACCCCGGCGCCACGCCCAACACCACCGTCGCCCAGCGCGTCCTCAAGCGCCGGATAGTCGAGTCCCAGGAGGCGATCGTCGCGCACGCGGCGCGCACCTGGGGCGCGCACTCCACCCCGCCCCGCAGGCTCCTCGACATCGGCTGCGGGGTCGGCGGCGGCTCGCTCTACTGGGCCCAGGAGCACGGCGCCAAGGTCACCGGGATCACCGTCACCGGCGAACACGTCCCGCTCATCGAGGACTTCGCCCGCCGGGCCGGGGTCGCCGGCCGGGTCACCCCGGTCCTCGGAGACATCCACGCCTTCCGCACCAAACGCAAGTACGACGCCGCGTACGCCAACGAGAGCTCCGGCTACATGGACCGCGAGCGGCTCTTCAAGGTCGTCGCCAAGTCCCTGAAGCCGGGCGGCTGGTTCGGCCTCCAGGAGCACTTCATCCGCCGCCCCGAGTGGACCGAGTTCATCGACGGCTACTACAAGACCCGCCTCGGCACCCTCACCGAATACATCCTCGCCGCCGAGGCGGCCGGTTTCGAACTCGAACAGGACGAGGACGTCACCGACCGGGTCGCCGAGTTCTGGGTCCAGTCCATGGCCTGGAACACCGCCGAGCTGGAACGTGCCGAGCGCGCCCCGGCCGGTGCCACCGACCGGACGGCCTGGTCCCGCGAACGGCTCCAGGAGTCCACGATCACCCACGGCAAACTGTTCCGCATCTGGCGGGACCACGCCATGGAGACCCGCCTGCTGCTCTTCCGCCTGGGCGGGGGCAGCTGA
- a CDS encoding terpene synthase family protein, with protein sequence MPPSYAEDTPPSRIGWRLPPFYCPFDRDLLHPKAAELEERAVAWIDAYGLYPDATERAWGLATHSADFTSRIIPHGDVEPILLFIEWNYWANAVDDWQDSGSAATRTADITDHSARLVRTIEAPGSRLLPRGPLTEALDDLVSRTRAMLTPFQLRRFTEGTRDWLFGAGWQTANTERDVMPSLNEFAAMRASVNGTRFTLTWCDAANDIRLPADVLYSAPVQALTDAAGFIVSCDNDLFSYNKEDHQEPREQNLLNVVARDRGCTPREALVPAVALRDRAMTLFVRLSEQLARDAGEPLRRYLDSLAHYVAGCITWQNRAPRYASPRNRNALPVEGASYDITWRDTPSDPSPEPPPVPAIAWWWRQLDG encoded by the coding sequence ATGCCACCCTCCTACGCCGAGGACACACCGCCCTCCCGGATCGGCTGGCGACTCCCGCCCTTCTACTGCCCATTCGACCGGGACCTGCTCCACCCCAAGGCCGCCGAGCTGGAGGAGCGGGCCGTCGCCTGGATCGACGCGTACGGCCTCTATCCGGACGCCACCGAACGCGCCTGGGGCCTGGCGACCCACAGCGCCGACTTCACCAGCCGGATCATCCCCCACGGCGACGTGGAGCCGATCCTGCTGTTCATCGAGTGGAACTACTGGGCCAACGCGGTCGACGACTGGCAGGACTCCGGGTCCGCCGCCACCCGGACCGCCGACATCACCGACCACAGCGCCCGGCTCGTCCGGACCATCGAGGCGCCCGGCTCCCGGCTGCTCCCCCGCGGACCGCTCACCGAGGCCCTGGACGACCTGGTCTCCCGTACTCGTGCCATGCTCACGCCCTTCCAGCTGCGCAGGTTCACCGAGGGGACCCGCGACTGGCTGTTCGGCGCCGGCTGGCAGACCGCGAACACCGAACGCGACGTCATGCCGTCCCTCAACGAGTTCGCGGCGATGCGGGCGTCCGTCAACGGCACCCGCTTCACCCTCACCTGGTGCGACGCGGCGAACGACATCCGCCTGCCCGCCGACGTGCTCTACTCGGCGCCCGTCCAGGCCCTCACCGACGCCGCCGGCTTCATCGTCTCCTGCGACAACGACCTGTTCTCGTACAACAAGGAGGACCACCAGGAACCCCGGGAGCAGAACCTGCTCAACGTGGTCGCCCGCGACCGCGGCTGCACCCCGCGCGAGGCGCTGGTCCCGGCCGTCGCCCTGCGCGACCGCGCCATGACCCTGTTCGTCCGGCTGAGCGAGCAGCTCGCCCGGGACGCCGGCGAACCGCTCCGCCGCTACCTCGACTCGCTCGCGCACTACGTCGCGGGCTGCATCACCTGGCAGAACCGCGCACCGCGCTACGCCAGCCCGCGCAACCGCAACGCGCTGCCCGTCGAGGGCGCCTCCTACGACATCACCTGGCGGGACACCCCGAGCGACCCGAGCCCCGAGCCGCCGCCCGTCCCGGCGATCGCCTGGTGGTGGCGGCAGCTCGACGGCTGA
- a CDS encoding beta-N-acetylglucosaminidase domain-containing protein, which yields MQFGRFGRGKRTATAVAVAVIGGLLGGAPGALAAPGGPGSPTTTVPERDGTDLPPVWPRPQSLRAAGTAIPLGDDVTVLTGEGADPYAAAALEGVLRDAGVRTVYREREGRGPVVLLGGAAAHSALRALRAPERGDLPSGGYRIATGRHEGRDTIAVDGVGPDGLFHAVQTLRQLVTAGRTVPGVLVRDWPGTAVRGLTEGFYGRPWSHAQRLEQLDFMGRTKQNRYLYAPGDDPYRQTQWREPYPAAQRAEFRELAERARRNHVTLAWAVTPAQSMCLASDEDLTALKRKVDAMYALGVRAFQVQFQDASYDEWHCSRDADTFGSGPASAARAHARVGTELARHLAGRYPDAEPLTLMPTEYYQDGATEYRTALAAELDDRVQVAWTGVGVVPRTITGRELAGARDAFGHPLVTMDNYPVNDYAQDRVFLGPYMGREPAVAAGSAALLANAMEQPTASRIPVFTAADYAWNPKGYRPGESWHAALTDLAGGDPRAREALHALAGNDASSILSRTESAYLRPLLAGFWRTRASTTADPAARDRAARELRAAFTVMREAPVRLAGTADGLLDDEVRPWLEQLARYGRAGEAAVDMLQAQSRGDGAAAWRASLELEPLRRELAASPATVGEGVLDPFLTRAVDEAARWTGAARRAGTVAHENGSYSVRLDRARPLDTVTAMTVPGDRPASGSVEAHVPGQGWRRLGALSASGWTQAAARGVTADAVRITWTGRSPGVRALVPWFGDEPQARLDLPRSETDAVIGGAPRRVDAVLAAQRPGEVRGTLTAKAPKGLKVTVPKQTTVPRGTAATVPVDITVPAGTPSGDYRVPLSFGGQERTLTVRAYPPSGGADLARTARASSSGDETADFPAAAAIDGDPETRWSSPAEDGAWWQLELERPVRLGQVVLHWQDAHASKYRVQVSADGRVWRTAATVRDGKGGREAIRMDAPGTRFVRVQGDARATEYGYSLFTVEAYAVTAPLAAPRAPAGS from the coding sequence GTGCAGTTCGGGCGCTTCGGCCGCGGAAAGCGGACCGCGACGGCCGTCGCCGTCGCCGTGATCGGCGGCCTGCTGGGTGGCGCTCCCGGGGCGCTGGCCGCACCGGGCGGCCCCGGCTCCCCCACCACGACCGTCCCGGAGCGGGACGGCACCGACCTGCCGCCGGTGTGGCCGCGCCCGCAGTCCCTGCGCGCCGCCGGCACCGCGATACCCCTCGGCGACGACGTGACGGTCCTCACCGGCGAGGGCGCCGACCCGTACGCGGCGGCCGCGCTGGAGGGCGTCCTGCGCGACGCCGGGGTGCGCACGGTGTACCGGGAACGAGAGGGCCGCGGGCCGGTCGTGCTGCTGGGCGGCGCCGCCGCGCACAGCGCCCTGCGCGCCCTGCGGGCGCCCGAGCGGGGCGACCTGCCCTCGGGCGGTTACCGCATCGCCACCGGCCGCCACGAGGGCCGCGACACGATCGCCGTGGACGGCGTCGGCCCGGACGGCCTGTTCCACGCCGTCCAGACGCTGCGCCAGCTGGTGACCGCCGGCCGCACCGTGCCCGGCGTCCTGGTGCGCGACTGGCCCGGAACCGCCGTGCGGGGCCTGACGGAAGGTTTCTACGGCCGTCCCTGGAGCCACGCCCAGCGGCTGGAGCAGCTCGACTTCATGGGCCGCACCAAGCAGAACCGGTACCTCTACGCCCCCGGCGACGACCCGTACCGCCAGACGCAGTGGCGCGAGCCGTACCCGGCCGCCCAGCGGGCCGAGTTCCGGGAGCTGGCCGAGCGCGCCCGGCGCAACCACGTGACGCTCGCCTGGGCCGTGACGCCCGCCCAGTCGATGTGCCTGGCGTCGGACGAGGACCTCACGGCGCTCAAGCGCAAGGTCGACGCGATGTACGCGCTCGGCGTGCGCGCCTTCCAGGTGCAGTTCCAGGACGCCTCCTACGACGAGTGGCACTGCTCCAGGGACGCGGACACCTTCGGTTCGGGCCCGGCGTCGGCGGCCCGTGCCCACGCGCGCGTGGGCACGGAACTGGCGCGGCACCTGGCCGGCCGGTACCCGGACGCCGAGCCGCTGACGCTGATGCCGACGGAGTACTACCAGGACGGCGCCACCGAGTACCGCACGGCGCTCGCCGCCGAGCTGGACGACCGGGTGCAGGTGGCGTGGACGGGCGTCGGGGTCGTCCCGCGCACGATCACCGGGCGGGAACTCGCGGGCGCCCGGGACGCGTTCGGGCACCCCCTGGTCACCATGGACAACTACCCGGTCAACGACTACGCGCAGGACCGCGTCTTCCTGGGCCCCTACATGGGCCGCGAGCCGGCCGTGGCGGCCGGTTCCGCCGCCCTGCTGGCCAACGCGATGGAGCAGCCCACCGCGTCCCGGATCCCCGTGTTCACCGCCGCCGACTACGCCTGGAACCCCAAGGGCTACCGGCCCGGCGAGTCCTGGCACGCCGCGCTGACCGACCTGGCCGGCGGCGACCCGCGGGCCCGTGAGGCGCTGCACGCCCTCGCGGGCAACGACGCCTCCTCCATCCTCAGCCGCACCGAGTCGGCGTATCTGCGTCCGCTGCTGGCCGGCTTCTGGCGCACCCGCGCCAGCACGACGGCCGACCCGGCGGCCCGGGACCGGGCGGCGCGGGAGCTGCGGGCGGCGTTCACCGTGATGCGCGAGGCGCCCGTGCGGCTGGCCGGCACCGCGGACGGTCTGCTGGACGACGAGGTGCGGCCCTGGCTGGAGCAGCTGGCGCGCTACGGCCGGGCGGGGGAGGCGGCCGTGGACATGCTCCAGGCGCAGTCCCGGGGCGACGGGGCCGCCGCCTGGCGGGCGTCCCTGGAGCTGGAGCCGCTGCGCAGGGAGCTGGCGGCGAGCCCGGCGACGGTCGGCGAGGGCGTCCTGGACCCGTTCCTGACGCGGGCCGTCGACGAGGCGGCGCGGTGGACGGGCGCGGCGCGCCGGGCCGGCACCGTGGCGCACGAGAACGGCTCGTACAGCGTGCGCCTGGACCGGGCGCGGCCACTGGACACGGTCACCGCGATGACGGTGCCGGGGGACCGCCCCGCGAGCGGCTCCGTCGAGGCGCACGTGCCCGGCCAGGGGTGGCGGCGGCTGGGCGCCCTGTCGGCGAGCGGCTGGACGCAGGCCGCCGCGCGGGGCGTGACCGCCGACGCCGTACGGATCACCTGGACCGGGCGGTCCCCCGGGGTGCGGGCCCTGGTCCCGTGGTTCGGGGACGAGCCGCAGGCCCGCCTGGACCTCCCGCGCAGCGAGACCGACGCCGTGATCGGCGGGGCCCCGCGCCGGGTGGACGCGGTGCTCGCCGCCCAGCGGCCCGGTGAGGTGCGCGGCACGCTCACCGCGAAGGCCCCGAAGGGTCTGAAGGTCACCGTCCCCAAGCAGACGACGGTGCCGCGCGGCACGGCCGCCACCGTCCCGGTCGACATCACCGTCCCGGCGGGCACCCCGTCGGGCGACTACCGGGTGCCGCTCTCCTTCGGCGGCCAGGAGCGCACGCTGACGGTCCGGGCGTACCCGCCGTCGGGCGGCGCCGACCTCGCCCGTACGGCCAGGGCGTCGTCGTCGGGGGACGAGACCGCCGACTTCCCGGCCGCGGCCGCGATCGACGGCGACCCGGAGACCCGCTGGTCGTCACCGGCCGAGGACGGCGCCTGGTGGCAGCTGGAGCTGGAGCGCCCGGTCCGGCTGGGGCAGGTCGTCCTGCACTGGCAGGACGCGCACGCCTCGAAGTACCGCGTCCAGGTGTCGGCGGACGGCCGGGTGTGGCGGACGGCGGCGACCGTGCGGGACGGCAAGGGGGGCCGCGAGGCGATCCGCATGGACGCCCCGGGCACCCGCTTCGTCCGCGTCCAGGGCGACGCGCGGGCCACGGAGTACGGCTACTCCCTGTTCACGGTCGAGGCGTACGCGGTCACCGCCCCCCTGGCGGCTCCTAGGGCCCCGGCCGGGTCCTAG
- a CDS encoding DMT family transporter — translation MAVLDQRVRTGGSTSTRRATARASGAGLLLAALATVVWSGSFVTSRALHDSVPPVQAAFWRWIVAIAAVAPFAAREAWRQRALIRRHLGFLVLASLLGVTVYNTLVNQAGLTTSAGTMGMVMAASPVLMAVYERLGGARLGPRRVTGMLIACAGVLLLVGKGSLVPDLSAGDLWIVAAAGCFASYSALLRRRPAGLGGPAFLFATFVLGALMLLPVYAISLAVQGGFTPTPGTVGPLVYVGVFSSAVAFFAWNKAIALIGAARAGVVYYLQPVCVALLSWALIGEAMGPLQFLCMALILGGVVLGTSRGR, via the coding sequence GTGGCAGTCCTGGACCAGCGCGTCCGCACCGGCGGGTCGACCAGCACGAGGAGGGCGACCGCCCGAGCCTCCGGCGCCGGGCTCCTCCTCGCCGCCCTCGCCACGGTCGTCTGGTCGGGCAGCTTCGTGACCTCCCGCGCCCTGCACGACTCCGTCCCGCCCGTCCAGGCCGCCTTCTGGCGCTGGATCGTCGCCATCGCGGCCGTCGCGCCCTTCGCCGCCCGCGAGGCGTGGCGGCAGCGCGCCCTGATCCGCCGTCACCTCGGCTTCCTCGTGCTCGCCTCGCTGCTCGGCGTCACCGTCTACAACACCCTCGTCAACCAGGCCGGCCTGACCACCTCGGCGGGCACCATGGGCATGGTCATGGCCGCCTCGCCGGTCCTGATGGCGGTGTACGAGAGGCTCGGCGGCGCCCGGCTCGGCCCCCGCCGCGTCACCGGCATGCTGATCGCCTGCGCCGGTGTGCTGCTCCTGGTCGGCAAGGGCTCCCTGGTGCCCGACCTGTCCGCCGGTGACCTGTGGATCGTGGCCGCCGCCGGCTGCTTCGCCTCCTACAGCGCGCTGCTGAGGCGGCGCCCGGCCGGTCTCGGGGGGCCCGCGTTCCTCTTCGCCACGTTCGTGCTCGGCGCCCTGATGCTGCTGCCGGTGTACGCGATCAGCCTCGCCGTCCAGGGCGGCTTCACGCCCACGCCCGGCACGGTCGGCCCGCTGGTGTACGTCGGCGTCTTCTCCTCCGCCGTGGCCTTCTTCGCCTGGAACAAGGCGATCGCGCTGATCGGCGCCGCCCGCGCGGGAGTCGTGTACTACCTCCAGCCGGTGTGCGTGGCGCTGCTGTCCTGGGCGCTGATCGGGGAGGCGATGGGCCCGCTGCAGTTCCTGTGCATGGCGCTGATCCTGGGCGGGGTGGTCCTGGGGACGTCCCGGGGCAGGTGA
- a CDS encoding LysR family transcriptional regulator, with protein MTEWDIKKLQILRTLRDRETVTATAEALLMTPSAVSQQLTNLSKQLGVRLLEAHGRRVRLTDAAHLVLRHTEVVFAQLERADAELAGYLQGEAGEVRVGAFSTAVPALVVPAVLRLRADHPGLEVRVREAEAAEAYELLSAGQVDLALSLAAHAPTARDPGFSRVPLLADPLDVALPAGHALAGAPGLRLADLSGERWIFGGSGPWSEITRAACEAAGFVPEQAHSAAGWTAILAMVEAGMGIALVPRMAAAERVRGVVMRVLEADQPRRHVVAAVRRGAESAPAVARLLAALREAAERR; from the coding sequence ATGACCGAGTGGGACATCAAGAAGCTCCAGATCCTCCGCACCCTGCGCGACCGGGAGACGGTGACCGCGACCGCGGAGGCGCTGCTGATGACCCCCTCGGCGGTGTCGCAGCAGCTGACCAACCTCTCCAAGCAGCTGGGCGTACGGCTGCTCGAGGCGCACGGGCGGCGGGTGCGGCTCACGGACGCGGCGCACCTCGTCCTGCGCCACACCGAGGTGGTGTTCGCCCAGCTGGAGAGGGCGGACGCCGAATTGGCCGGCTACCTCCAGGGCGAGGCCGGCGAGGTCCGGGTCGGCGCGTTCTCCACCGCCGTGCCCGCCCTGGTCGTGCCGGCGGTGCTGCGGCTGCGGGCCGACCACCCGGGGCTGGAGGTGCGGGTGCGCGAGGCCGAGGCGGCCGAGGCGTACGAGCTGCTGTCGGCCGGGCAGGTGGACCTCGCCCTGTCGCTGGCGGCGCACGCCCCGACCGCCCGTGACCCCGGGTTCAGCCGCGTACCGCTGCTCGCCGACCCGCTGGACGTGGCCCTCCCCGCCGGGCACGCGCTCGCCGGGGCGCCGGGGCTGCGGCTGGCCGACCTGTCCGGGGAGCGGTGGATCTTCGGGGGCAGCGGGCCCTGGTCGGAGATCACCAGGGCGGCGTGCGAGGCGGCCGGGTTCGTACCGGAGCAGGCGCACTCGGCCGCCGGGTGGACCGCGATCCTCGCCATGGTGGAGGCCGGGATGGGCATCGCGCTGGTGCCGCGCATGGCGGCGGCGGAGCGCGTCAGGGGAGTGGTGATGCGGGTCCTGGAGGCCGACCAGCCGCGCCGGCACGTCGTGGCGGCGGTACGCCGCGGCGCCGAGTCCGCCCCGGCGGTGGCCCGCCTGCTGGCGGCGCTGCGGGAGGCCGCGGAGCGCCGGTAG
- a CDS encoding TetR/AcrR family transcriptional regulator yields MGQPQGAGPGGRHERADAADNRCRILEAAARIIADRGAGALTMNGVAQETGIGVGTVYRRFGDVAQLLFALLDEREKRFQDAFMTGPPPLGPDAPPLERLRAFLHALADRVTDQLDMLLAAEAAAPAARHRSGAYATMHAHVTVLVTRARPGADASLLAHLLLAPFAPSLVHHLTREGGRSVADLKAGADELLRGLAPDAR; encoded by the coding sequence ATGGGCCAGCCGCAGGGCGCCGGCCCCGGCGGGCGCCACGAACGGGCCGACGCCGCGGACAACCGGTGCCGCATCCTGGAGGCCGCCGCGCGGATCATCGCCGACCGGGGCGCCGGCGCGCTGACGATGAACGGGGTCGCCCAGGAGACCGGTATCGGTGTGGGCACGGTCTACCGGCGGTTCGGGGACGTCGCCCAGCTGCTGTTCGCGCTGCTCGACGAGCGGGAGAAGCGGTTCCAGGACGCGTTCATGACCGGCCCGCCGCCGCTCGGCCCCGACGCCCCGCCCCTGGAGCGGCTGCGCGCCTTCCTGCACGCGCTGGCCGACCGCGTCACCGACCAGCTGGACATGCTGCTCGCCGCCGAGGCCGCCGCCCCGGCCGCCCGCCACCGCAGTGGGGCGTACGCGACGATGCACGCGCACGTGACGGTGCTCGTGACCCGCGCGCGGCCCGGGGCGGACGCCTCGCTGCTGGCCCACCTGCTGCTCGCGCCGTTCGCGCCGAGCCTGGTCCACCATCTGACGCGGGAGGGCGGCCGGAGCGTGGCCGACCTCAAGGCCGGCGCCGACGAACTGCTGAGGGGGCTCGCCCCCGACGCGCGCTGA
- the alc gene encoding allantoicase yields the protein MTFDASHHAPGQDPHANDAAPYGGGDPYADYRSGDFPFTELVDLADRRLGAGVVAANDEFFAERENLLVREPAVFDPEHFGHKGKIMDGWETRRRRGADAGNPFPAPEDHDWAIIRLGAPGVIHGIVVDTAHFRGNYPQRVSVQAAAVPGSPSPADLLGDDVKWEELVPPTPVRGHAANGFEITTERRFTHLRLCQHPDGGIARLRVHGEVVPDPEWLELLGTIDLVSVLNGGAYEDASDKFYSSPTQIILPGTSRKMDDGWENRRRRVRGTNDWVRFRLAARGAVRAVEIDTAYLKGNSAGWIALQGRDGGPEGGAEWFEIIPRTRLQPDTLHRFVLPAEAVATHVRLDAFPDGGVARMRLHGSLTTDGAAALRARWTELNG from the coding sequence ATGACCTTCGACGCCAGCCACCACGCCCCCGGCCAGGACCCGCACGCCAACGACGCCGCGCCCTACGGCGGCGGCGACCCCTACGCCGACTACCGCTCCGGGGACTTCCCCTTCACCGAGCTGGTCGACCTGGCCGACCGCCGCCTCGGCGCCGGTGTCGTCGCCGCCAACGACGAGTTCTTCGCCGAGCGCGAGAACCTGCTGGTGCGCGAGCCCGCCGTGTTCGACCCGGAGCACTTCGGCCACAAGGGCAAGATCATGGACGGCTGGGAGACCCGTCGCCGTCGCGGGGCCGACGCCGGGAACCCCTTCCCCGCCCCCGAGGACCACGACTGGGCGATCATCCGTCTCGGTGCCCCCGGCGTCATCCACGGCATCGTGGTGGACACCGCCCACTTCCGCGGCAACTACCCCCAGCGCGTGTCCGTCCAGGCCGCCGCCGTCCCCGGCTCGCCCAGCCCGGCAGACCTGCTCGGCGACGACGTGAAGTGGGAGGAGCTGGTCCCGCCCACGCCCGTACGCGGCCACGCCGCCAACGGCTTCGAGATCACCACCGAGCGCCGCTTCACCCACCTGCGGCTGTGCCAGCACCCCGACGGCGGCATCGCCCGCCTGCGCGTCCACGGCGAGGTCGTGCCCGACCCGGAGTGGCTGGAGCTGCTCGGGACGATCGACCTGGTCTCGGTGCTCAACGGCGGCGCCTACGAGGACGCGTCGGACAAGTTCTACTCCTCGCCCACCCAGATCATCCTGCCCGGGACCTCCCGCAAGATGGACGACGGCTGGGAGAACCGCCGCCGCCGGGTGCGCGGCACCAACGACTGGGTGCGCTTCCGGCTGGCCGCCCGGGGCGCCGTCCGGGCCGTCGAGATCGACACCGCGTACCTCAAGGGCAACTCCGCCGGCTGGATCGCCCTCCAGGGCCGCGACGGCGGGCCCGAGGGCGGCGCGGAGTGGTTCGAGATCATCCCGCGCACCCGGCTCCAGCCCGACACGCTGCACCGCTTCGTGCTCCCCGCCGAAGCCGTCGCCACCCACGTCCGCCTCGACGCCTTCCCCGACGGCGGCGTCGCCCGGATGCGCCTGCACGGCTCCCTCACCACCGACGGCGCGGCCGCCCTCCGCGCCCGCTGGACCGAGCTGAACGGCTGA
- the malQ gene encoding 4-alpha-glucanotransferase has translation MTLARLAALHGVATAYSPSAGVTVPVPDATVVEVLAALNVDAATPGALRASLAATEAARDARLLPATLVLWQDDPDAGAPPGRPAELPRPLATLPPGTELRITTENGDEISGTPRWARLPLGVHTLRARARDGRTGHSTLVVAPARVPQPAGHGYGVLVQLYSLLSTRSWGMGDLGDLRELADWAGRDLGAGFVQVNPLHAAVPGTPTDPSPYRPSSRRFPDPVHLRIEDVPEYAYARGEDRAELDALVARAGELREGVLRKGELIDRDAVWVLKRQALELLWRVPLGPGRQAALRAFRAEHGQALLDHATWCAFAERYGADRRQWPEGLRDPRSAATARERDALADRVDLHCRLAWLTDEQLGAAARAAREAGMSVGIVHDLAVGVHPDGADAWAQGDAFATGMSVGAPPDAFNARGQDWGLPPWRPDALADSGYAPYRDLLRGLLRHAGALRIDHVMGLFRLWWVPEGRPPTEGTYVRYDADAMLAILALEAHRAGAVVIGEDLGTVEPGVRENLQRRGVLGTSVLWFERDWEGDRRPLAPGTWRSDCVATATTHDLPSTAARLTGEHVGLRHRLGLLTRPLDEERAEDTEEVAEWLAYLRELGLLEEGPRDEEAEIRAVYRFLRRTPARMTGVWLPDAVGDRRPQNLPGTWDQYPNWRLPVADAEGRPVTLEELAVSPRLHALMDVLRPSTAPPDARGV, from the coding sequence ATGACCCTTGCCCGGCTCGCCGCGCTGCACGGTGTCGCCACCGCGTACTCCCCGTCCGCGGGCGTCACCGTCCCGGTCCCCGACGCCACGGTGGTGGAGGTCCTCGCCGCCCTGAACGTCGACGCCGCCACGCCCGGGGCGCTGCGCGCGTCCCTGGCCGCCACCGAGGCGGCCAGGGACGCCCGGCTCCTCCCGGCGACCCTGGTTTTGTGGCAGGACGACCCGGACGCCGGGGCACCGCCCGGCCGGCCGGCCGAGCTGCCCCGCCCCCTCGCGACGCTCCCGCCGGGCACCGAGCTGCGGATCACCACGGAGAACGGCGACGAGATCTCCGGCACGCCCCGCTGGGCACGGCTGCCGCTGGGCGTGCACACGCTCCGCGCCCGGGCGCGCGACGGCCGCACGGGGCACAGCACGCTCGTCGTGGCCCCCGCGCGCGTGCCGCAGCCCGCCGGGCACGGGTACGGCGTGCTGGTCCAGCTGTACTCGCTGCTGTCCACGCGGTCCTGGGGCATGGGCGACCTCGGTGACCTGCGCGAGCTGGCCGACTGGGCGGGCCGCGACCTGGGAGCCGGGTTCGTGCAGGTCAACCCGTTGCACGCGGCCGTGCCGGGGACGCCCACCGACCCCTCCCCGTACCGCCCCTCCTCACGGCGCTTCCCCGACCCGGTGCACCTGCGGATCGAGGACGTCCCCGAGTACGCGTACGCGCGCGGTGAGGACCGGGCCGAGCTGGACGCGCTCGTCGCGCGCGCGGGCGAGCTGCGCGAAGGGGTGCTGCGCAAGGGCGAGCTGATCGACCGCGACGCGGTGTGGGTGCTGAAGCGGCAGGCGCTGGAGCTGCTGTGGCGGGTGCCGCTCGGGCCCGGACGGCAGGCCGCCCTGCGCGCGTTCCGCGCCGAGCACGGCCAGGCGCTGCTCGACCACGCCACCTGGTGCGCGTTCGCCGAGCGGTACGGCGCCGACCGGCGGCAGTGGCCCGAAGGGCTGCGCGACCCCCGTTCGGCCGCCACCGCCCGCGAGCGGGACGCGCTGGCCGACCGGGTCGACCTGCACTGCCGGCTCGCCTGGCTCACCGACGAGCAGCTCGGCGCCGCCGCGCGGGCCGCCCGGGAGGCGGGCATGTCCGTCGGGATCGTCCACGACCTGGCGGTCGGCGTCCACCCCGACGGCGCCGACGCGTGGGCGCAGGGGGACGCGTTCGCCACCGGGATGTCGGTCGGCGCCCCGCCGGACGCGTTCAACGCCCGCGGCCAGGACTGGGGCCTGCCGCCGTGGCGCCCCGACGCGCTGGCCGACTCCGGCTACGCCCCCTACCGGGACCTGCTGCGCGGCCTGCTGCGGCACGCGGGCGCCCTGCGCATCGACCACGTCATGGGCCTGTTCCGGCTCTGGTGGGTGCCCGAGGGCCGCCCCCCGACGGAGGGCACCTACGTCCGGTACGACGCCGACGCCATGCTCGCGATCCTCGCGCTGGAGGCCCACCGCGCGGGCGCCGTCGTGATCGGCGAGGACCTCGGCACCGTTGAACCCGGCGTACGGGAGAACCTCCAGCGGCGCGGTGTCCTCGGCACGTCCGTGCTGTGGTTCGAGCGGGACTGGGAGGGCGACCGGCGGCCGCTGGCGCCCGGCACCTGGCGGTCCGACTGCGTCGCCACCGCCACCACGCACGACCTGCCGTCCACCGCCGCCCGGCTCACCGGCGAGCACGTCGGACTGCGCCACCGGCTCGGACTGCTCACCCGCCCCCTGGACGAGGAGCGCGCCGAGGACACCGAGGAGGTCGCCGAGTGGCTGGCGTACCTGAGGGAGCTCGGCCTGCTGGAGGAGGGGCCGCGCGACGAGGAGGCGGAGATCCGCGCGGTCTACCGGTTCCTGCGCCGCACCCCCGCCCGGATGACCGGCGTCTGGCTGCCGGACGCGGTCGGCGACCGCCGCCCGCAGAACCTGCCCGGCACCTGGGACCAGTACCCGAACTGGCGCCTTCCGGTCGCCGACGCCGAGGGGCGCCCCGTCACCCTGGAGGAGCTGGCCGTCTCACCCCGCCTGCACGCCCTGATGGACGTCCTGCGGCCGTCCACGGCACCCCCGGACGCGCGCGGCGTCTAG